CCCGCCGGCATGAGCCTCAGCAACGGGAGGCTTCGCCTTGGCCTTCTTCGGCTTTGCCTTAGGCGCTTCTTCCTGCTTGCCGCCGAACAGCGAATCGAAAAAACCCATTTTTCTTGCCCCTTTCCGTCAGCGGCTTATACCGGGAAATTGCCGTGTTTCTTGGCCGGCCTGGACTCGCGCTTGGAGGCGAGCATATTGAGAGCGGTGATGATTCGCGGCCGGGTTTCCGCCGGCTCGATAACCTGGTCCACATAGCCGCGCTCGGCCGCTTTGTACGGGGTGGCGAAATCTTCGACATACTGGTCGGTCTTGGCTTTGGCGTCGGGGTCGCCCTTAAAGATGATGTTGGCCGCGCCGGCCGGGCCCATGACGGCGATTTCCGCGCTCGGCCAGGCGAATACCTGGTCGCCGCCGAGGTGGCGGGAACACATGGCGATATACGCGCCGCCGTATGCCTTGCGGGTAATGACGGTGACCTTGGGGACAGTGGCTTCCGAGTACGCGTACAGCATTTTGGCGCCGTGGCGGATGATGCCGCCGTACTCCTGGTCGGTGCCGGGCAGGAAGCCGGGCACGTCGACGAGGGTAAGCAAGGAAATATTGAAGGCGTCGCAGAAGCGGATAAAGCGGGCCGCTTTGTCGGAGGCATTGACATCCAGGCAGCCTGCCAAAACGGACGGCTGGCTGGCGATGATGCCGACCGTCTGGCCGTCGAAGCGGGCGAAGCAGGTGATGATGTTCTTGGCGTAGTGCTCGTGAACTTCGTAAAACTCGCCCTTATCGACGAGCTTGGCGATGACGTCTTTCATGTTGTACGGCATGTTGGGGTTATCCGGTATCACGGTGTTGAGGCCGGCATCCATTCTGTCCGGATTGTCGCCGGTCTCGACGACGGGAGCATCTTCGAGATTGTTGGACGGCAGGAAGCCGAGCAGGTAGCGGACCTGGCTCATACAGTCCTCGTCGTTTTCGGCGGCGAAGTGGGCCACACCGGAGACGGAGTTGTGGGTCACGGCGCCGCCGAGGGCTTCGGCGGTGACTTCTTCGGCGGTAACTGCTTTTATGACCTGGGGGCCGGTGATAAACATCTGGCTGGTGTTCTTCACCATGAAGACGAAGTCGGTCAGGGCCGGGGAGTATACGGCGCCGCCGGCGCATGGCCCCATGATGACCGAAAGCTGGGGGATGACGCCGGAGGCCAGGGTGTTGC
This Sporomusaceae bacterium DNA region includes the following protein-coding sequences:
- a CDS encoding carboxyl transferase domain-containing protein produces the protein MATIQEKIRDLKARQEKVKQGGGVKRTEKQHASGKMTARERIGKLLDPGTFVELDQFVHHRCTYFGMEKEEAPGEGVVTGYGSVDGRLVYVFAQDFTVVGGSLGEMHAAKICKVQELAVKMGAPLVGLNDSGGARIQEGIDSLSGFGDIFYRNTLASGVIPQLSVIMGPCAGGAVYSPALTDFVFMVKNTSQMFITGPQVIKAVTAEEVTAEALGGAVTHNSVSGVAHFAAENDEDCMSQVRYLLGFLPSNNLEDAPVVETGDNPDRMDAGLNTVIPDNPNMPYNMKDVIAKLVDKGEFYEVHEHYAKNIITCFARFDGQTVGIIASQPSVLAGCLDVNASDKAARFIRFCDAFNISLLTLVDVPGFLPGTDQEYGGIIRHGAKMLYAYSEATVPKVTVITRKAYGGAYIAMCSRHLGGDQVFAWPSAEIAVMGPAGAANIIFKGDPDAKAKTDQYVEDFATPYKAAERGYVDQVIEPAETRPRIITALNMLASKRESRPAKKHGNFPV